The DNA sequence TCAATGGTCGAAACTTGGTGCTCAAGATTCGTAAAGCTGATAAGCGTAGAATTTTAAGGCCGTATCTACAGCATATACACACCGTTGCCGACGAGGTTGAGCAGAGAAGAAGAGATTTGAAGctttatataaacatatattcaAGTCATCAACAGAATGGACGGTGGAAATCTATCCCATTCAATCATCCCTCCACCTTCGAAACAATCGCCATGGAAGCCGATCTCAAAGCCAAGGTAAAATCCGACCTCGAATCTTTTCTCAAAGCGAAACAATATTACCACAGATTAGGTCGTGTTTGGAAACGGAGCTATCTATTATACGGTCCATCCGGCACCGGGAAAACAAGCTTCGTCGCCGCAATGGCCAATTTCCTCGGCTACGACGTCTACGATCTCGATCTTTCGAAAGTCTCCGACGATTCCGATCTTAAAATCCTACTGTTGCAGACTACTGCAAAGTCGGTGAttgtgatagaggatctcgacCGGTTCTTAATCGGGAAATCGACGGCGGTGACTCTGTCCGGCGTGTTGAGTTTCATGGACGGGTTGTTGAGCTCGTGCGTTGCGGAGGAGAGAATCATGGTGTTCACGACGAACGGGAAGGAGAATCTTGATCAGGCAATACTCCGTCCGGGTCGGGTCGATGTCCATATCCATTTCCCTTTGTGTGATTTCACCGCCTTTAAGAATTTGGCAAATAGTTATTTGGGTCTCAAGGAACACAAGCTTTTTCCCCAAGTGGAAGAGATTTTCCAAAACGGGTCGAGTTTGAGCGCTGCCGAGATCGGAGAACTCATGATTTCGAACAGAAACTCGCCGAGTCGAGCCATCAAAACGGTCATTACGGCGTTGCAAACGGACGGTGATGGGAGGGGGAACGGGAAGATCGGACGGAGGAGCTACGTGGAAGAATCGGGTCAACCCGCTGGGGTTTTTTGCGAAGGGGTTCATTCCGTTAAGGATATTCGGAAACTGTACGGATTCCTTCGGATGAAAAGCGGTGCAAGATCCTCTCAGTCGTTCGATTCGGGTTCACAGAAGGATGGATGACTCGGGTTGTGGAGCTCCACCCGGGTTGTTACACATGTCGTTTTCCTATTGGTTGCTTAAAAAAATGAACGCTCAGTTGTTAGTTAAGGGGAAAAGGAAGGGGCAAGGTGGAAAAGGGTCATTATAAATCACTAGCTTAAAACGGCTGAATGGGAAAACTTGTGGCTTCAATCAGAAGTTGATAGTGttattcttcttatttttataattattattattattattattttttgggttAATATAGTTTGGTGGTTTTGGGTATAGGGATGTCATCAGCCTTTTTGTAAATTAAAAGATTAGGTTCTATTATTAATGGAGAAAATGAAACAAACAATGCAAGGAAGCATATCCTATTCTTTACAGTTTTATTATACTATAATGTCTAGTGAGAGAGGTAACAAATATGAGGAAAATGGCAATTATTAAAGGTTTGAATCATATGAAACAAAAAATGAATATACTCATCTCTTCAACTTTATTTTggagatattttttatttattttttttaaaatgaaccTGCAAAATCAGATACTGAGTTACTTAGTTATGATGGAACTGAAAGGAAAGAACTATTTTGGAGTTATTCCCATGATAGAAATGCATGTGACCTGGGTTGGGTTCTATATATCTTCTTCCATCATAATAATTACAAAGAttcattcaaaaataaataaaaataagtaagAATGACATGATGGTACTTTGTTTGAATTTAAAGGTCGTCCTGTATTTTTCTGCTCTCATCATTGGTGACGATATATGTTGGCCTTTTTCTATAATAGAGTTAAATCAAGTTTGTAAAGGGCAATTGCTGCTACGTGCGTTTGCAATTTGCATAGAGGAACACATACTACTGTTCATCAATAATTGATTCTATAAGTTGTCACACACCACGTATTTAGTTATACCTTTTGGCTTAAAAAttgaatgaaaaaatatatatggaaTGAAAAGGAAGCCAATTAAGGAAGATTCTTGCTGGGGAAGGCTGAGCCCTGTGCATAAAAAAGACCTCGTAAAAGCTTATGGTAGAGAAATGAAATTGTCATTTGTTAATTTGCCACCAAAACTTTGATACTTTTTGGATGGAATCGAATCTTATATTATTCAGTGTCAATAGCCTGTCATTTTCCTTATATATTTCAACTTTGTGTATCAAAATACTCctcattttttcattttttccctATCAGTCcattagaaacaaaataattgaccataaaaaataatattatttgtttttttatttctttttctgcGTTGCAAGTGTAATTTggtataattattattagtattattcttaataaaatttattttcaataaaattatatatacaattaatattttaatataaaaataataatttaaaaatataatacaaaatatatatatatgatatacgaaaatatttcaaaacttactaaatcaaatatatatttcattctcattttaaatgaaaaatataaactaaaataaaattaataatatttctttatatatacaattaattttttattttattttaatttattgttggatTGAAAacgtaaaataacaataatttttttgttagttatgcaaaaaaaagtatattttctaataaatattaaataattccaTACTAAAAAGTAATTCAccaaaataatcaattcaattcGAATTTTGCGAATTCCATTGGATTTGAGTTATTATGGGACCCAAAATATAAAATCTGCACTTAGTGTACATTGAATACTCTATGAGCAAAATAGTGTGAATTAGATTGAATGAATAAAAGAACTACGAATTTTGAATAACTTGAATAGCATTAAGACTATCTAATTCGACCTCTACTCtggaataattttgagatttcaACCAACTAAGAACCTCCTTAATCCCTATTGCTTATGCCAAAGAATGAGACACCATCCCTTACAAACAAGAAGCAGTAGCGACTAACAATTCCCCTCTTAGAACCAAACTGCTTATCTTCctcaaaaataattacatctaCATTAATCTTAATTGTATATATCACACGTTTAGTCCAGCTCTCTGCCCCATCACATGCTACTAACAAATTAAGTGAAAGGATATTCCCTTCACCTTGAGCACCACTCCATTGATCAAGAGTTAATGAAAAAAGCAACAACTCCGCTCGCCGCCTTTTTTGATTCCACACTATCTCATTACGAGATTTCCAAATGGCCCAACAAAGTGTCACAAATCTCCCTAATTTATCTGCATCTGCCCTACTCATCACCACACTAAGCCAGACAAAGAAAAAATGAAACTCGTAGCCtaccaaatctaaccttgttatGACCCAACAACTCTATGAAAAATGTTTCATTGTAAATATCACAAAAATAACTAGTGTCAATAGGAATTTTCTTACCATGAAAATTCATCTTAGTAAGCAGACAATATGAAATTACTTGTCAAATAAGATCTTTCACCTTGaggattatatatttttttggtaaataccattttggatcttgtgttttgcaaaagttatcaattggaccctttgttttgttaaatgacaaaatagaccttgtatttgttaaaattgtataaataggaccctgaactgattttttatcaaaataaaacttaataataatctgatgtagagatgttatgataaaactggttacattttctgtatatGTCCGTGTCAGAAATTGTATTAaggttagttatattaaaaaataaaattgttgaaaattgcTTAGAGTCACTTcgaaaaatcttacttttagccacaaagtaaaaaaattgtgaccaattataaattatcattcctatattatgactaaaaaaaTTCGTAGCTAAAGGTATcaatcacaaaaattacaatttgttgtgactaaatgtatttttcgtCACAATACTTATcgtgactaaaatataattagtgaCAATTTGTAACTAAagactatattttagtcacaagtaatattttgttgtgactaaaagtcacatttagtcacaaaacttatgttgtgactaaaaagttgtcactaaaagtaacagTTTTTCGTAAtaggtcctatttttaccattttagaaaatatatagttcattttgtcatttataaaacagagaattaaattaataatttttacaaattttaagatccaaaataatatttaccttattttcttttataaacaTCTTGAGTATGATCATTTAGTCCCAATAATTGAATATCCATTGTACTATCAATGGGGACATCTTTGTGATGCCTATTGTTCACTTATTTCTTTCCATTGTTATTTATAATCTTTTCAAAACATTTTTTATCAACAATTTGTGATGGATATAATATAGAAGCACATTTTATGACCACCTTTTACTCTTTCAAGTAAGAATAGTCTAGTAAACTAAACTCCATACCAAAAAATTACATAACCATTCAAATTTATAACTGTCATATCTGGGCACGAATTGTTTTGAGCAATCTTCGATGCAACCCACTTACTGTTGGTAACATCTAAAGAAATTATGTCTAAGCAAAGtgtaaatatttttcatggaaatttCAATTCCTCAAATTCCTTCCACAGATAGAAAATATTTCGCTACACAAGGAGAGTGACTAACAATCAGCAGATGACATAGCCAAATAATCACCAATCTCAACtaatatttgaattttcaaCTAATTTGAAATG is a window from the Cannabis sativa cultivar Pink pepper isolate KNU-18-1 chromosome 1, ASM2916894v1, whole genome shotgun sequence genome containing:
- the LOC115705461 gene encoding AAA-ATPase At2g46620; the protein is MVISYLLLLLVVVVCAFVVVRVLLYRTGLVYIVKKWWGAMEDCFHVYQSFKVPEINEDTMQENHLYRKVSEYLNSLTSIEDSDFTNLITGKKSNEIVLKLDPNQKIEDRFLGAKLVWVNEEKGEKINGRNLVLKIRKADKRRILRPYLQHIHTVADEVEQRRRDLKLYINIYSSHQQNGRWKSIPFNHPSTFETIAMEADLKAKVKSDLESFLKAKQYYHRLGRVWKRSYLLYGPSGTGKTSFVAAMANFLGYDVYDLDLSKVSDDSDLKILLLQTTAKSVIVIEDLDRFLIGKSTAVTLSGVLSFMDGLLSSCVAEERIMVFTTNGKENLDQAILRPGRVDVHIHFPLCDFTAFKNLANSYLGLKEHKLFPQVEEIFQNGSSLSAAEIGELMISNRNSPSRAIKTVITALQTDGDGRGNGKIGRRSYVEESGQPAGVFCEGVHSVKDIRKLYGFLRMKSGARSSQSFDSGSQKDG